Part of the Capsicum annuum cultivar UCD-10X-F1 unplaced genomic scaffold, UCD10Xv1.1 ctg1607, whole genome shotgun sequence genome is shown below.
TGTATCTATCACTTGTTCCTACACATAATCTAAAACATCAAAGATATCTTTTGCCTGAATTATTAGATCATGTTTACACCAAAAGTAGAACAAAGCTAAACAATTCATCTTAAAATCTTGTAAATTGTTCTGCTTTTCTTCAAAACATCTCTTGTTCCTTTCTTCCCATGTTGTTCACCAAATGCAAGCAGGGATAATCTTCCATCTCTCTTCTTTCTGTGTTGCATTTCTACCTTGTTCCAGCATTGAGGAACCCTTTGATGTTCCTTGGTCTTACCAAGCTAAACTTCCTCAAGCTGATGAACATTTTCCATAATTGATCTGTCCACTTACAATGTAAAAAGAGATGGTTTACTGTCTCTGCCTGTTCTTTACAAAAAAAAGCATCTGGACCACAAATGAAACCCCCTCTTGTTCAATTCTCATGACCACAAATGAAACCCCCTCTTGTTCAAATTCTCATGAGTCAAAACTGCCTCCTTGGCTAGAAGCCATGTGAATCGGTTTACTTTATTAGAGATCTTAATCTTCCAAATCATTTTCCATGGCCAATCCTTTTCCTGAAATTCTGAGATATTGAGGTCCTTATATGCTGAGTTGACAGTGAATTTTCCAGATTTGTCCTTCTGCCATTCTAATCTGTCCACTTTTTCTACTGAGCTGGTAAAATCTGCCAAGTTAGCATAGAAGGAAGCAATAGTTTCCATTTCCCAATCATACAAGTACCTTCTATTCCATGCTTGTCCATTTCTCATTTCAGCTATTGTAGCCTGCTTGGTCTGGCATAGTGAATAGA
Proteins encoded:
- the LOC124890347 gene encoding uncharacterized protein LOC124890347; the protein is MVTTTYECTVWRAIRNLWPLMQTRTRFKTKQATIAEMRNGQAWNRRYLYDWEMETIASFYANLADFTSSVEKVDRLEWQKDKSGKFTVNSAYKDLNISEFQEKDWPWKMIWKIKISNKAETVNHLFLHCKWTDQLWKMFISLRKFSLVRPRNIKGFLNAGT